A genomic region of Prosthecobacter sp. contains the following coding sequences:
- a CDS encoding FtsQ-type POTRA domain-containing protein, producing MSAVKKGSKKSAKRSSSKRKGLDTHVIDYEPESPVIREHEASERRRRGFRTAMWLIAAMIVIGVGWVTWHEALEKNSQFLLKSVVVNTEGTLTREQIVAATGLTEATNLLTMNLREVRAKIERLPQVKSAVIHRDYHGKLTLDVVQRMPVAWIECPKQKLFEPLSGKGCLMDAEGAPVPCDVITKTYLAMPRIQFPGLSDTSPGKPVGDMQVHAALRLMEKLQSRDDSGHAALEAIEIPNAWSLVAHFSGDAKVTFGVDDLDPQLVRFDRFMHEARARQWRVATLNLLSRINTPVTFHAPPDVTGLTLADTASTTPAR from the coding sequence ATGTCTGCCGTCAAGAAAGGCTCGAAAAAGTCAGCCAAGCGCTCGTCCAGCAAGCGCAAGGGTTTGGACACTCACGTGATCGACTACGAGCCGGAATCGCCGGTGATTCGTGAGCATGAGGCCAGCGAGCGCCGACGTCGTGGCTTCCGCACGGCGATGTGGCTGATCGCAGCGATGATCGTGATCGGAGTCGGCTGGGTGACGTGGCATGAGGCGCTGGAAAAGAACTCGCAGTTCCTGCTCAAGAGCGTCGTCGTGAACACCGAGGGCACGCTCACGCGCGAGCAGATCGTTGCCGCCACGGGACTCACCGAAGCCACGAACCTGCTCACCATGAATCTGCGCGAGGTGCGGGCCAAGATCGAGCGCCTGCCGCAGGTGAAGTCCGCCGTGATCCATCGCGATTACCATGGCAAGCTCACGCTTGATGTGGTGCAGCGCATGCCGGTGGCGTGGATCGAATGTCCGAAACAGAAGCTCTTTGAACCCTTGAGCGGCAAAGGCTGCCTGATGGACGCCGAGGGTGCTCCGGTGCCTTGTGACGTCATCACCAAGACATACCTCGCGATGCCGCGCATCCAGTTCCCAGGATTGAGCGACACATCTCCTGGCAAACCGGTGGGCGACATGCAGGTGCATGCGGCGCTGCGCTTGATGGAGAAGCTGCAAAGCCGTGATGACAGCGGCCATGCGGCGCTGGAGGCGATTGAAATTCCGAATGCGTGGTCGCTCGTCGCGCATTTCAGTGGCGATGCGAAGGTCACCTTCGGGGTCGATGATCTTGATCCGCAGCTTGTGCGTTTTGACCGCTTCATGCACGAGGCCAGGGCACGCCAATGGCGTGTGGCCACGCTGAACCTGCTCTCCCGCATCAACACTCCCGTCACTTTCCACGCCCCGCCCGATGTCACCGGGCTGACTCTGGCCGATACCGCTTCCACCACCCCCGCACGCTGA
- a CDS encoding DUF1080 domain-containing protein, with product MRLILAAILLSTFVHAQQPAAPKPKAYTDPAQTDDDFVIQGEYTGQLEGKSYGVQIWAQGGGKFEAVSYQGGLPGAGWDGDREKVTKTTGQRGEGEKSALFTVKDGTLKAEANGQSILVSNTDGVRVMELNRTDRSSSTLGAQPPENAVVLFDGKGVNRFPNSRVDAQIGALMEGITSEDTFGDCSLHVEFLLPYMPDARGQGRGNSGLYLQGRYEVQMLDSFALDGKDNECGGLYKIAVPKVNMCLPPLTWQTYDVDFTAAKYDAEGKKTANARITVRHNDVVIHENQELPGSTTSAPKKEENTPGPIYLQNHGNPVRYRNIWVVRK from the coding sequence ATGCGCCTCATTCTCGCCGCCATTCTGCTCTCCACCTTCGTCCATGCCCAGCAGCCCGCCGCACCGAAGCCGAAGGCTTACACGGACCCTGCTCAAACGGACGACGATTTCGTGATCCAAGGCGAGTACACCGGCCAGCTCGAAGGCAAAAGCTACGGTGTGCAGATTTGGGCGCAGGGCGGCGGCAAGTTCGAGGCGGTGAGTTATCAGGGCGGACTTCCTGGGGCCGGTTGGGATGGAGATCGTGAAAAAGTGACCAAGACCACTGGTCAGCGTGGGGAAGGGGAGAAATCGGCGCTCTTCACGGTCAAGGACGGCACTTTGAAGGCCGAGGCGAATGGCCAGAGCATCCTCGTGAGCAACACCGACGGCGTGCGCGTGATGGAACTCAACCGCACGGACCGCAGTTCGTCCACCTTGGGTGCGCAGCCGCCGGAAAATGCCGTGGTGCTCTTCGATGGCAAAGGTGTGAACCGCTTTCCCAATTCTCGCGTCGATGCGCAGATCGGCGCTCTCATGGAAGGCATCACCAGCGAGGACACGTTTGGCGATTGCAGCCTGCATGTGGAATTCTTGCTGCCCTACATGCCGGACGCACGCGGTCAGGGTCGTGGCAACAGCGGCCTCTACCTGCAAGGCCGCTACGAGGTGCAGATGCTCGACAGCTTCGCGCTCGATGGGAAGGACAACGAGTGCGGCGGCCTCTACAAGATCGCCGTGCCCAAGGTGAACATGTGTCTGCCGCCGCTCACCTGGCAGACTTACGATGTCGATTTCACCGCCGCGAAATACGATGCCGAAGGCAAGAAGACTGCGAACGCTCGAATCACCGTGAGGCACAACGATGTCGTGATTCACGAGAACCAGGAACTGCCTGGATCGACCACTTCCGCGCCGAAAAAGGAGGAGAACACGCCGGGACCGATCTACCTCCAGAACCATGGCAATCCGGTGCGCTACCGGAACATCTGGGTGGTGCGGAAGTAA
- a CDS encoding pseudouridine synthase, translated as MSATAVITNISCYQFAELSGLKELRQRLLDMCKERGLKGTILLSTEGINMFVAGIREDVDALVDELHGIPGLEGLRPKYSESAEQPFRRMLVRIKKEIIAFGVEGIEPAKYTSPRLEPKVLKQWLDEGRQVVLYDTRNDYEVKLGTFKGAVVAGIDSFRDFPAAVARLPAEMKQAEIVSFCTGGIRCEKAAPFMEREGFEHVWQLEGGILKYFEECGSAHYDGELFVFDQRVGVDPGLHETASSQCFACQTPLTAEEQADPRYVEHVSCPYCFKTTEQQQREQIEKRHAAIRAAATPLPGSVPYEHERPLHVPAACDHQTLLDTLCHVMPHLGREIWLAASEAGHLADKDGHRVTADQIVRAGEHYLHLTPAQREPDVNADIRVLFEDEAILVVNKPAPLPVHVGGRFNRNTLQFIVDVVWHPLRPRTVHRLDANTTGVMVLCKTRHFARLVQPQFERGEVEKLYLARVKGHPPQDEFICDAPVSAEAGKLGGRNVDKAGLEARTEFRVLQRDADGTALIEARPITGRTNQIRIHLWHLGFPIIGDAAYLADGEIGETQTLAVDDPPLCLHAWKITFQHPLTKERVTFEAERPAWAHAG; from the coding sequence ATGTCCGCCACCGCCGTCATCACCAACATCTCCTGCTACCAATTCGCCGAGCTCTCCGGCTTGAAAGAGCTGCGCCAGCGGCTGCTGGACATGTGCAAGGAGCGCGGACTGAAGGGCACGATTTTGCTGAGCACCGAGGGCATCAATATGTTCGTCGCCGGCATTCGCGAGGATGTGGATGCGCTTGTCGATGAATTGCACGGCATTCCGGGGCTGGAAGGTCTCAGGCCGAAGTACAGCGAGAGCGCGGAGCAGCCCTTCCGGCGCATGCTGGTGCGCATCAAGAAGGAGATCATCGCGTTTGGCGTCGAAGGCATCGAACCAGCGAAGTACACCTCCCCACGGCTGGAGCCGAAGGTGCTGAAGCAGTGGCTGGATGAAGGCAGGCAGGTCGTGCTCTACGACACCCGCAACGACTACGAGGTGAAGCTCGGCACTTTCAAAGGCGCGGTGGTGGCGGGGATTGATTCCTTCCGCGATTTCCCGGCCGCAGTGGCCCGATTGCCTGCGGAGATGAAGCAAGCCGAGATCGTATCCTTCTGCACGGGCGGCATTCGCTGCGAGAAGGCGGCACCGTTCATGGAGCGCGAGGGCTTTGAGCATGTGTGGCAGCTTGAGGGCGGCATTTTGAAGTATTTTGAGGAATGCGGCAGCGCGCATTACGACGGCGAGCTGTTCGTGTTCGATCAGCGTGTCGGCGTCGATCCCGGGCTGCATGAGACGGCCTCCTCGCAATGTTTCGCCTGCCAGACGCCGCTGACGGCGGAGGAGCAGGCCGATCCACGCTATGTGGAGCATGTGTCCTGCCCCTACTGCTTCAAAACGACCGAGCAGCAGCAGCGCGAGCAGATCGAGAAACGCCATGCGGCGATTCGTGCCGCCGCCACTCCTCTTCCCGGCAGCGTGCCCTACGAGCACGAACGCCCGCTGCATGTGCCCGCTGCCTGCGATCACCAAACGTTGCTCGACACGCTCTGCCATGTGATGCCACACCTCGGTCGCGAAATCTGGCTGGCGGCCTCCGAGGCAGGCCATCTCGCTGACAAGGACGGCCATCGTGTCACAGCGGATCAAATCGTCCGCGCAGGCGAGCACTACCTGCACCTCACCCCCGCGCAGCGCGAGCCGGACGTGAACGCGGACATCCGCGTGCTGTTTGAAGACGAGGCCATCCTCGTGGTGAACAAACCCGCGCCGCTGCCCGTGCATGTGGGCGGTCGCTTCAATCGCAACACGCTGCAATTCATCGTCGATGTCGTCTGGCATCCGCTGCGTCCGCGCACGGTGCATCGGCTGGACGCGAACACGACGGGCGTCATGGTCCTGTGCAAGACACGGCACTTCGCCCGCCTCGTGCAGCCGCAGTTTGAGCGTGGCGAGGTCGAAAAGCTCTATCTGGCCCGTGTGAAAGGCCACCCACCGCAGGATGAGTTCATCTGCGATGCTCCGGTCAGCGCCGAAGCAGGCAAGCTGGGCGGACGAAACGTCGATAAGGCCGGTTTGGAGGCTCGAACCGAGTTCCGCGTGCTCCAGCGCGATGCCGACGGCACCGCATTGATCGAAGCAAGGCCCATCACCGGCCGCACCAATCAAATCCGCATCCATCTGTGGCATCTCGGCTTCCCGATCATCGGTGACGCCGCCTATCTGGCCGATGGCGAGATCGGCGAGACGCAAACCCTGGCCGTGGACGACCCGCCGCTGTGCCTGCACGCCTGGAAGATCACGTTCCAGCATCCTTTGACGAAGGAACGCGTGACCTTTGAGGCCGAGCGGCCCGCATGGGCGCATGCCGGTTGA
- a CDS encoding AGE family epimerase/isomerase — MNHDLTDPGYREELRKLYRDTLLNDVMPFWLKHGMDREFDGIITSLDRDGSILDTDKSIWFQGRAAWTFATLYNTVEQRSDWLDAAGSCLAFLQRHGYATDGKLFFSVTREGKPLRMRRYVFSEAFSAIAHAAYAKATGDESYAERARKDFATYLKHSFEKGLMQPKIEPNTRPLMGIGALMIGIATAQELRVNLGEVKISGHTCSEWVDRFILEIQQFFFKPDLGALMEIVAPDGSIIDHFDGRTLNPGHALECAWFILHEGRWRNEPSYIKLGLAILDGMWQRGWDTEHGGLFYFRDVFGKPVQEYWHDMKFWWPHNEAIIATLLAWHITGDAKYAQWHKLVHDWSFAHFPDAEHGEWFGYLHRDGTPSVTLKGNLWKGPFHLPRMLWYCSELLAGE, encoded by the coding sequence ATGAACCATGATCTGACCGACCCAGGGTATCGCGAGGAGCTGCGGAAGCTCTACCGTGACACGTTGCTCAACGATGTGATGCCGTTCTGGCTGAAGCACGGCATGGATCGTGAGTTTGACGGCATCATCACCTCGCTGGATCGCGATGGGTCGATTCTGGACACGGACAAGAGTATCTGGTTCCAAGGCCGCGCGGCCTGGACCTTCGCCACGCTCTACAACACGGTGGAGCAGCGCAGCGACTGGCTGGACGCGGCGGGGTCGTGCCTGGCCTTCCTCCAGCGGCACGGCTACGCGACGGATGGGAAACTCTTCTTCAGTGTGACACGGGAGGGAAAGCCGCTGCGCATGCGGCGTTATGTGTTCAGCGAGGCTTTCTCAGCCATCGCCCATGCGGCGTATGCGAAGGCGACGGGAGACGAAAGCTATGCGGAACGGGCGCGGAAGGACTTCGCGACGTATTTGAAGCACTCGTTCGAAAAAGGCCTGATGCAGCCGAAGATCGAGCCGAACACGCGGCCGCTGATGGGCATCGGCGCGCTCATGATCGGCATCGCGACCGCGCAGGAGCTGCGCGTGAACCTCGGCGAGGTGAAAATTTCCGGCCACACCTGCTCGGAGTGGGTGGACCGCTTCATCCTGGAGATTCAGCAGTTCTTTTTCAAACCGGACCTCGGCGCGCTGATGGAGATCGTCGCGCCAGACGGGTCGATCATCGATCACTTCGACGGCCGCACACTGAATCCAGGCCATGCGCTGGAATGCGCGTGGTTCATCCTGCATGAGGGCCGCTGGCGGAATGAGCCGAGCTACATCAAGCTCGGCCTGGCGATCCTCGACGGCATGTGGCAGCGCGGCTGGGACACGGAACACGGCGGCCTGTTCTATTTTCGTGATGTGTTTGGCAAGCCCGTGCAGGAATACTGGCACGACATGAAATTCTGGTGGCCGCACAACGAGGCCATCATCGCCACGCTGCTGGCCTGGCACATCACGGGTGACGCCAAGTATGCGCAGTGGCACAAGCTGGTGCATGACTGGAGCTTCGCGCACTTCCCGGACGCGGAGCACGGCGAGTGGTTCGGCTATCTGCACCGCGATGGCACGCCTTCGGTTACTTTGAAGGGAAACCTGTGGAAAGGGCCGTTTCATCTGCCGCGCATGCTGTGGTATTGCAGCGAGCTGCTGGCGGGTGAGTGA
- a CDS encoding ATPase, T2SS/T4P/T4SS family, which translates to MAISIDDILQAAEEHQASDIFLQEGEVPRMKIAEQLMIFGDEPLLLPQMAGLWQACGGDTLNDMDRDTGLVSRSHIRFRVNLHKVLGRMAAVLRRIRTDMPSLSALGAPDWLLTRWGQLEHGMVLVTGSTGQGKSTTLAGLLHWMNTNVARHIVTIEDPVEYIFTNNRSMFTQREVGRDTPSFPRGLRAAMRQAPDVIYVGEIRDHETAFTALQACETGHLVLASMHSATVADTMERFVNLFPADQVGIGLHLLSHQLVGVLCQKLVPDVNDKLTLLVEHLQNGGAVRDWIARRSMSDINDYMTRANDPNCRTFLQSIVAAYEAGIIDEQTAIASAGSEAEFRRAARGISS; encoded by the coding sequence ATGGCCATTTCCATCGATGACATCCTCCAAGCCGCCGAAGAGCATCAGGCGAGCGATATTTTCCTCCAGGAAGGCGAGGTGCCGCGCATGAAGATCGCGGAACAGTTGATGATTTTCGGCGACGAGCCGCTGCTGCTACCGCAGATGGCAGGCCTGTGGCAGGCCTGCGGCGGAGACACGCTGAATGACATGGACCGTGACACCGGCCTCGTCTCGCGCTCGCACATCCGCTTCCGCGTGAACCTGCACAAAGTGCTGGGTCGCATGGCCGCCGTGCTGCGCCGCATCCGCACGGACATGCCGTCTTTGAGCGCCTTGGGCGCGCCTGACTGGCTGCTCACACGCTGGGGACAATTGGAACACGGCATGGTTCTGGTCACCGGCTCCACCGGCCAGGGAAAATCGACGACGCTGGCCGGATTGCTGCACTGGATGAACACCAATGTGGCGCGGCACATCGTGACGATCGAAGATCCCGTGGAATACATCTTCACGAACAACCGCTCCATGTTCACCCAGCGGGAGGTGGGGCGCGACACTCCCAGCTTCCCGCGCGGTTTGCGCGCGGCGATGCGCCAGGCGCCGGACGTGATCTATGTGGGCGAAATTCGCGACCATGAGACGGCCTTCACCGCGCTGCAGGCCTGCGAGACGGGACATCTGGTGCTCGCGTCCATGCATTCGGCCACAGTGGCAGATACCATGGAGCGTTTTGTGAATCTTTTCCCCGCAGACCAGGTCGGGATCGGCCTGCACCTGCTCTCGCATCAGTTGGTCGGCGTTCTCTGCCAGAAGCTCGTGCCGGATGTGAACGATAAGCTCACGCTGCTGGTGGAGCACCTGCAAAACGGCGGCGCGGTGCGCGACTGGATCGCGAGACGTTCGATGTCCGACATCAACGACTACATGACGCGTGCGAACGACCCCAACTGCCGCACCTTCCTGCAATCCATCGTGGCCGCTTACGAGGCTGGCATCATCGATGAACAGACCGCGATCGCCTCGGCGGGCAGCGAGGCCGAGTTCCGCCGGGCGGCACGCGGCATTTCCTCCTGA
- a CDS encoding PilT/PilU family type 4a pilus ATPase, whose translation MRTHDLIEYLYMVIERGGSDMHISSGSPPMGRINGILQPMTEELLDVSDLRELIFGVLKENQRAKLEQEWELDFAIQVENLGRFRGNACYVLGRIEASFRYIPSVIPELRDLGHGPTVEGFTQLRDGLILVTGTSNCGKTTTLSSMTQHIARTRRANIVSIEDPIEYLFAHENSLVRQRQVGSDTHSFAAAIKSALRQDADVIVISELRDLETIRTALTASETGHLVISTLHTQDAPGTILRILDAFPEEQQDFVASQLAGSLRGVICQSLLSRRDEPGRVMASEVLVGNSGIAACVRSRRLAQLANLIQIGAVDGMHTIDDSLMHLANHGFIGLEDALIRARDDDFVRLGHEKFMRERDGVKRR comes from the coding sequence ATGCGCACGCACGATCTCATCGAATACCTCTACATGGTCATTGAGCGTGGAGGCTCTGACATGCACATCAGCTCCGGCAGCCCGCCGATGGGCCGCATCAACGGCATCCTGCAGCCGATGACCGAGGAACTGCTGGATGTCAGCGATTTGCGCGAACTGATTTTCGGCGTGTTAAAGGAAAACCAGCGCGCGAAGCTGGAGCAGGAATGGGAGCTGGACTTTGCCATTCAGGTGGAGAACCTCGGCCGGTTTCGTGGCAATGCCTGCTATGTGCTTGGACGCATCGAGGCGTCTTTCCGCTACATTCCCAGCGTGATCCCTGAGCTGCGTGACTTGGGCCATGGACCGACGGTGGAAGGCTTCACACAGTTGCGCGACGGGCTGATCCTGGTCACCGGCACCAGCAACTGCGGCAAAACCACCACGCTAAGCTCCATGACGCAGCACATCGCACGCACGCGGCGGGCGAACATCGTGAGCATCGAGGATCCCATCGAATATTTGTTTGCCCACGAGAACAGCCTGGTTCGTCAGCGCCAGGTGGGCTCGGACACGCACTCCTTTGCCGCCGCCATCAAAAGCGCCCTGCGTCAGGACGCGGATGTGATCGTCATCAGCGAACTGCGCGACTTGGAGACGATCCGCACGGCGCTGACCGCTTCTGAGACGGGCCATCTGGTGATCAGCACGCTCCACACGCAGGACGCGCCCGGCACCATTTTGCGCATTCTTGACGCCTTCCCGGAGGAGCAGCAGGACTTCGTGGCCTCACAGCTCGCGGGATCTTTACGTGGCGTGATCTGCCAGTCGTTGTTATCGCGGCGGGATGAACCGGGCCGAGTGATGGCCTCCGAAGTGTTGGTGGGAAATTCAGGCATCGCCGCCTGTGTTCGTTCCCGACGCCTTGCCCAGCTCGCCAATCTCATCCAGATCGGCGCGGTAGATGGCATGCATACCATTGATGACAGCCTGATGCATCTGGCCAACCACGGATTCATCGGTCTCGAGGACGCCCTTATCCGCGCCCGTGACGATGACTTTGTGCGCCTCGGTCACGAGAAATTCATGCGTGAGCGAGATGGTGTTAAAAGGCGCTGA
- a CDS encoding OFA family MFS transporter — protein MSFLSREATIAKPGFSRWLVPPAAVAVHMCIGQVYAFSVFNKPLSAELGATVSQVNWAYMIALMMLGISAAVFGKWVERSGPRKTMLASCCCFCGGLLLAALGVKLKILWLILFGYGFIGGIGLGLGYISPVSTLVKWFPDRPGMATGMAIMGFGGGALIGSPLAQELMKLFTAGADATAGAALSFDQRLFASLIAPLKEPLNALASGTSSGAMQALITMAGIYACFMLFGAFIIRVPAPGWKPEGYEPKVAASHGMITTASVSVDTAWKTPQFWLLWTVLCMNVSAGIGVLGRAADMCMDMFGVGVAIGAGFTGLLSIFNMGGRFVWSSTSDLIGRKAVYCVYFILGAVLYAILPYTQETQNRTLFVICTALIISMYGGGFATIPAYLKDMFGTYQVGAIHGRLITAWSMAAVIGPSLINGFYDSRVAAGVPKAQAYNGTFYLMCGLLGVGLIANLLVRPVDPKYHVKEMPLA, from the coding sequence ATGAGTTTCCTCTCCCGCGAAGCCACCATCGCCAAACCCGGATTCAGCCGCTGGCTCGTCCCTCCCGCCGCCGTCGCGGTTCACATGTGCATCGGGCAGGTGTATGCCTTCAGCGTGTTCAACAAGCCGCTCAGCGCGGAGTTGGGAGCAACGGTTTCCCAGGTGAACTGGGCCTACATGATCGCGCTGATGATGCTGGGCATTTCGGCGGCGGTTTTCGGCAAATGGGTGGAGCGATCCGGCCCGCGCAAAACGATGTTGGCCTCCTGCTGCTGCTTCTGCGGCGGCCTGCTGCTCGCCGCTCTCGGGGTGAAGCTCAAAATACTCTGGCTGATTCTCTTCGGTTACGGCTTCATTGGCGGCATCGGCTTGGGCCTCGGTTACATCTCGCCCGTCTCAACGCTGGTGAAATGGTTTCCCGACCGCCCCGGCATGGCAACGGGGATGGCGATCATGGGCTTCGGCGGAGGGGCGCTCATCGGTTCGCCGCTGGCGCAGGAATTGATGAAGTTGTTCACTGCAGGAGCAGATGCCACCGCAGGTGCCGCCCTCAGTTTTGATCAACGCCTGTTCGCCAGTCTCATCGCTCCCCTGAAGGAACCACTCAATGCGTTGGCGTCCGGCACCTCATCGGGCGCGATGCAGGCGCTCATCACCATGGCGGGGATTTATGCCTGCTTCATGCTATTCGGCGCTTTCATCATCCGCGTTCCCGCTCCAGGCTGGAAACCGGAGGGCTACGAGCCCAAAGTGGCCGCCTCCCATGGCATGATCACCACCGCCAGTGTCTCCGTCGATACCGCGTGGAAGACGCCGCAGTTCTGGCTGCTGTGGACGGTGCTGTGCATGAACGTCAGTGCCGGCATCGGCGTACTCGGCCGCGCGGCGGACATGTGCATGGACATGTTTGGCGTCGGCGTGGCCATCGGCGCGGGTTTCACCGGACTGCTGAGCATCTTCAACATGGGCGGGCGCTTCGTCTGGTCCTCCACTTCCGACCTCATCGGCCGCAAGGCGGTTTATTGCGTCTATTTCATCCTCGGTGCCGTGCTCTACGCCATCCTGCCCTACACGCAGGAGACACAAAACCGCACGCTCTTCGTCATCTGCACCGCGCTCATCATCAGCATGTATGGCGGCGGCTTCGCCACGATCCCCGCTTATTTGAAGGACATGTTCGGAACCTACCAGGTCGGCGCGATTCATGGCCGCCTCATCACCGCCTGGAGCATGGCAGCCGTCATCGGCCCCTCGCTCATCAACGGCTTCTACGACAGCCGCGTCGCTGCCGGTGTGCCGAAGGCGCAGGCCTACAACGGCACCTTCTACCTCATGTGCGGCCTGCTAGGCGTCGGCCTCATCGCGAATCTGCTCGTCCGCCCCGTCGATCCGAAATACCACGTCAAAGAAATGCCCCTCGCCTGA
- a CDS encoding FtsX-like permease family protein: protein MLSNVTLFLARRYLRAKRSFVSVITVISILGVAVGVLMMIVVSSVMKGFEGEFRKVLIGSEPHILLHPQGQKPASTKATADLLAQVHAQPDVLAASSYIRGVMYAEREGMQSGMDVFGLPEDGAKFYMAKIAKHRFEGSLELRHGGVVCADYIAGQLDAHPGDKISVYASSNVTSAVQRFRIASDEQDEKKRHDSYKDIKLHAKEIILQGSVRAETAGAYGYTTLETAQQIFGFGDQVSGVLIELKQPGEVKDVIKRFTDAKILPAGWSASLWTDAGDARLAAMSNERVMMWIVLLIIAVVAAFSVMNTTITVTTQKRREIGVLTALGSQQSQIIGIFVAQAAFVGTLGTLTGLTLSGLVLWLRDDIRLAIAILSGGNTDSAAGMFLSTIPAQIEPWFILATCLGSITLCLLAALPPAWLAARVDPAVALRD, encoded by the coding sequence ATGCTTTCGAACGTCACCCTCTTCCTCGCCCGACGCTATCTGCGTGCGAAGCGTTCGTTCGTCTCGGTGATCACGGTCATCTCGATCCTCGGCGTCGCGGTGGGCGTGCTGATGATGATCGTCGTCAGCTCGGTGATGAAGGGCTTTGAGGGCGAGTTTCGCAAGGTCTTGATCGGCTCGGAGCCGCACATCCTGCTGCATCCGCAGGGCCAGAAGCCTGCTTCAACCAAAGCGACAGCAGATTTGCTCGCCCAAGTGCATGCGCAGCCGGACGTGCTCGCCGCGAGCAGCTACATCCGCGGCGTCATGTATGCGGAGCGTGAGGGGATGCAGTCCGGCATGGATGTCTTCGGACTGCCGGAGGACGGCGCGAAGTTTTACATGGCCAAGATCGCCAAACACCGCTTCGAAGGCTCGCTGGAGTTGCGCCACGGCGGCGTGGTCTGCGCGGATTACATCGCGGGACAGCTCGATGCGCATCCGGGCGACAAAATCAGCGTCTATGCCTCCAGCAACGTCACCAGCGCCGTGCAGCGTTTCCGCATCGCCTCCGACGAGCAGGATGAGAAAAAGCGCCACGACTCCTACAAGGACATCAAGCTGCATGCGAAGGAGATCATCCTGCAAGGCAGTGTGCGCGCCGAAACCGCCGGGGCCTACGGCTACACCACGCTCGAAACCGCCCAGCAAATCTTCGGCTTCGGCGATCAAGTCAGCGGCGTCCTGATCGAATTGAAGCAACCCGGCGAGGTGAAGGACGTGATCAAGCGCTTCACCGACGCGAAAATCCTCCCCGCAGGCTGGAGCGCCTCGCTGTGGACGGATGCGGGCGATGCGCGCCTCGCCGCCATGAGCAACGAGCGCGTCATGATGTGGATCGTGCTCCTGATCATCGCCGTCGTGGCCGCGTTCTCCGTCATGAACACCACGATCACCGTCACCACGCAGAAACGCCGCGAGATCGGCGTGCTCACGGCGCTCGGGTCACAACAGAGCCAGATCATCGGCATCTTCGTCGCGCAGGCGGCCTTTGTGGGCACGCTGGGCACGCTGACCGGCCTCACTCTCAGCGGCCTGGTGCTCTGGCTGCGCGATGACATCCGCCTGGCCATCGCGATCCTCAGCGGCGGGAACACCGATTCGGCCGCCGGCATGTTCCTCTCCACCATCCCGGCGCAAATCGAGCCTTGGTTCATCCTCGCCACCTGCCTCGGCTCCATCACCCTCTGCCTCCTCGCCGCCCTGCCACCCGCATGGCTCGCCGCCCGCGTCGATCCCGCCGTCGCCCTCCGCGATTGA